From the genome of Nisaea sp.:
TCTCTAATCATTCCAGAGACTTCGACCCCCGCCGTCGCGCCCCACTCAGTGGTCCGCTCCCCGACGGGAGGCGCCTTATACGACCCTCCCTCACAAACCGTCAAACACTTATTTAAAAAAAAATGACGTTCTAAGAAATTTCTCATGAAAACCTAGGAAAACCGCCAAACACGCCAACCAGACAACCGAACACCGACCGAGCCGCCCCTTTGGCAGCCCCTGCGTCACCAGACAATCAGCTCAGCGAGTCCCGCAGTGAGGTGCTCCTGCCCCTCAAATCCGGGCGCAAAAAATGCGGGCGTCAGGATAGCCCCCTGACGCCCGCACATACCGTCTTCAAGCCCAGCTAATGCTGGACCCAGGCCATGCCCTACTGGCCTGCCTTAAGCTTCGTCCAGCTGCGCTTCAGCAGCCTGTCGTACCGGGCCGAACGGGCCAGGGTCGGGAACAGGTTCTTTTTGATCTCGTCCGTCGGATAGATCGACGGGTTGGTCCGGACTTCCTCGTCGACCATCGGCAGCGAGGCCTGGTTCGCGTTGGCATAGAGTACGTAATTCGAGATATCCGCCGCGATCTGCGGCTGCATCACGAAATCGATGAAGGCGTGAGCATTTTCCGGATGCGGCGCATCCGCCGGGATGGCCAGCATGTCGAACCAGACGACCGCCCCTTCCTTCGGGATGACGTACTGCACCTCGACGCCCTGATTGGCTTCCGCTGCCCGATCCGATGCCTGCAGGATGTCTCCGGAATATCCCATGGCGAGGCAGGTCTCGCCGTTCGCCAGGTCGTCGATATATTGAGAGGAATGGAAATACCGGATGTGTGGCCGAACCTTGGCGAGCAGTTCTTCTGCCTTGGCCAGATCGTCCGGAGATTCGCTGTTCGGATCGAGACCGAGATATTTAAGCGCGGTCGCCATTACGTCGGTAGGTGCATCCAGCAGGCTGACACCGCAATCGGCGAGCTTCGCGACGACAGCGGGATCGAAGAACAAGCTCCAGGTATCCGCCGGCATTTCACCGAGCCGTTGCTTGATGGCCTTCACATTGTACCCGAAGCCGGTCGTGCCCCACATATAGGTGACCGCGTGCGCATTGTCCGGGTCGTGCAAAGCCACGCGCGCGCTGATCACCGGATCCATGTTCTTCAGGTTCGGCAATTTCGCCGGATCGAGCTTCTGGAAAATGCCGGCCTTGATCTGGCGCTCGAGGAAGTTGGCCGTCGGCACAACCACATCGTATCCGGTCGATCCGGTCAGCAACTTGGCTTCGACGATCTCGTTACTGTCGAAAACGTCGTAATTGACCTTGATACCCGTCTCCGCCTCGAATTTCTGGATCGTGTCCTCGGCGATGTAATCGCTCCAGTTATAAACGTTCAGAACCTTCTCTTCGGCGCTGACCACCCCGCCAAACATTGTTGCGGCAACGGTGGCCGCTGCAAATAACCCTCGTGACACCATAACGGCTGCTCCTCTCACGGTTCTGCAGATCCAAGATATTCCTATTGCCATAGCTCCCGTCGCCGGTCACGCGGAATGCTTGGCAACAATAACGGATGAGACGAATTTATTATTGAACACTCGCCCGCATACGTTATGATGACGAACTCCAAATGCCTTCAGGGCTAGATCAAGCCTCCGCCCTGTTCGACTTGGCCCGGGCGCGTCAACACGCGACCCGGTCCATTTTTATCCGGAGCACGTTTTCCCACCAAACCCGACTGCGCTCAGGGACCAACCAACTCCGTAAGGGTGCGGAACAGGCTCTGCGGAACCCGGATGCCCTCCCTGGCCGTCTTCGACCGGGCTTTGCGCCGCCGGTCGCCAGGCAACCGCACACCATCATCCGACAACATCCGCTCGAACAGCAGATCAGCGTGGGCTGCGAATCCCGCACCATCCCCGAACCGGGCCGGGTCGAGCGCGATAATCAACTCGCCGCCGGCAGGCGGGCCGCCATCGCCGTTATCCGCCGCCTCGGCCTCGAAACTGAGCTTGTCCCCGATCAGGGCGCCCACCAGCAACTCTACCATCATGGCCAGCGCCGCACCCTTGTAGCCGCCGAAGGCAAGCTGCGCGCCGCCATCGAGGATTGCCTTGGGGTCGGTCGTGTCCCTGCCGTTGCTGTCGATCCCGGCGCCGTAGGGAACGGAATGACCGTCCCGGGCGGCGATCATAATCTCCCCCCGCGCCATGGTCGAGGATGCCTGATCGAAGACCATCGGGTGCTTGCCGGGCCGTGGCCAGGCAAACGCCATCGGGTTGGTCCCAAAGATCGGCGTCCGGCCGCCCGGCGCGACGACATACGGGAAGGCTGCTGTGAAAGCGAATGCGACCAGCCCCTGATCGGCCAGCGCCTCCGTCTCAGGCCAGAGGGCCGCAAAATGATAGATATCGTTCAGCGCCAGTGCTGCGATGCCATTGCTCTTCGCCCGCTCCACCAATGCGGGCCGGCCTACCTCCAATGCCAATGGCGCAAACCCGCCATCGCCCGCCACCCGGACCACGGAGGGCGCGAGATCGCTGACAGTCGGCCGTGCCTTGCCATTCGCCTTGCCGCTCTTCAGCGAGGCGACATAGCCGGGAATCCGGAACAACCCATGGGAATGGCAAAGGTCACGCTCCGCCGCCGCGACGATATCAGCGACCGCGCGCGCGTTTTCCTCATCCGCTCCATGCTGGGTGAGGCACCGCGCCGCAAGCACGTGCGCCTCTTCCAAACTCATAGTGACTGACTGCATCGTCTCCCTCCATCCGTCTTTCCTCACAAAAGCACGGAAAGACGGATCGTGGAATCCGGTTCGCTCCAGATTGACGGGCTCGATTGCCAGGGATCAGGAAAATCCGTCGGCAACCGCAAACATGAAGACGATAAGAGCAATGCCGATCAGGACACCGATCACAGTCGGCGATATCCCATAGGACCCGGCGATAGCGTCTTCGTCATCTTCGTGCTGATCATACAACGACATGGGATATCTCCGATCAATTCAGCAACTGTGGCATCCACAGAGCGATCTGCGGGAAGAACATCACCAGGAGCATGCCGACGATCTGCAAACAGATGAACGGAATGACACTGACAAAGATTTCCTGCAGCGTGACGTCACGCGGAGCAACCGACTTCAACCAGAAGCAGGCGGGCCCGAATGGCGGACTGAGGAAATAGATCTGGATGTTCATGACGAACAGGATCCCGAACCAGACCGCGGCCCATTCCGGCTCCATACCAAGTTCGGGCGCCAGGTCCCGCACCACCGGTGCAAAGACCGGCACGGTGATGAAGATGATCGCAATCCACTCCATGAAGGTGCCAAGGATGACCAGGATCGCCATCATCACGAAGATCGTGCCGAAAGCCCCCAGACCGGCCCCCTTGATCAGGTCCCGCATGAAATCTGCACCGCCGATCAGGTTATAGAGACCGACAAACGCGACCGCACCGAGGATCAGCCAGATGATCGTCCCGACCACCGACATCGTATTGGCAAGGCAATCCCGGATCAGAGAGTAACTGAACTGAAAACGGACCGCGGCGACGACGATCGCTCCGAAGACACCGACTGCGGCCGCCTCCGTCACACTGGTGATGCCGCCATATATCGAGCCCATGACACAGAAAATCAGCAGAATACACAAGACAACTGCCCAGATCTGATGGCGACCGAGCTTGGTCTCCTCACCGGTTTTCGCAGCAATCTCGGCAGCAGTCGGCGCCAAGTCATGATTGAGGTTGCAGCGGACCAGGACATAGGTCACGTAGAATGCGGCAAGCATGAGCCCCGGGACGAAACCCGCCGAGAACAGGTCGCCGATGCCGACATTGGCGCTCAGGCCGTAAACGATCATGACGATTGAGGGCGGTATCAGGGTCGCCAGGGCACCGGCCGCGCAGATCAGGCCGATCGTCAGCTTGCGGTCGTAGCCGAGACGCAGCATCTGCGGCAGAGCCACCAGCCCCAGCATCACGATCTCGCCTCCCATCACACCGGACATGGCGGCCAAAATCACAGCC
Proteins encoded in this window:
- a CDS encoding polyamine ABC transporter substrate-binding protein: MVSRGLFAAATVAATMFGGVVSAEEKVLNVYNWSDYIAEDTIQKFEAETGIKVNYDVFDSNEIVEAKLLTGSTGYDVVVPTANFLERQIKAGIFQKLDPAKLPNLKNMDPVISARVALHDPDNAHAVTYMWGTTGFGYNVKAIKQRLGEMPADTWSLFFDPAVVAKLADCGVSLLDAPTDVMATALKYLGLDPNSESPDDLAKAEELLAKVRPHIRYFHSSQYIDDLANGETCLAMGYSGDILQASDRAAEANQGVEVQYVIPKEGAVVWFDMLAIPADAPHPENAHAFIDFVMQPQIAADISNYVLYANANQASLPMVDEEVRTNPSIYPTDEIKKNLFPTLARSARYDRLLKRSWTKLKAGQ
- a CDS encoding Ldh family oxidoreductase, yielding MQSVTMSLEEAHVLAARCLTQHGADEENARAVADIVAAAERDLCHSHGLFRIPGYVASLKSGKANGKARPTVSDLAPSVVRVAGDGGFAPLALEVGRPALVERAKSNGIAALALNDIYHFAALWPETEALADQGLVAFAFTAAFPYVVAPGGRTPIFGTNPMAFAWPRPGKHPMVFDQASSTMARGEIMIAARDGHSVPYGAGIDSNGRDTTDPKAILDGGAQLAFGGYKGAALAMMVELLVGALIGDKLSFEAEAADNGDGGPPAGGELIIALDPARFGDGAGFAAHADLLFERMLSDDGVRLPGDRRRKARSKTAREGIRVPQSLFRTLTELVGP
- a CDS encoding TRAP transporter large permease subunit, with the protein product MAGHTELMVGAPVAATFSRSVDHVSRFLGLAVSNLYLLAAACTLWEVIARYVFNSPTQWVFEVVMVLCASSWMLSAGFVTLRKRHIGITVFYLMASDRVRWWLDLFAMVVGVFALYMLVSDTLIRALESIDLTERGGTAWNSPLPMVLKTVLVSGLFLYLMQLLVNLRRHFRTRPLQIAVLAVMALICLRLLLQIFGHYGGTESLWYGFEETLAENGSAFVDHFNVDRDEVGIATISLLIVAALLALMMTGMPLGIVTLIISVVCALMFYGTTGMYLVSTNAMDLLEKYPLVAVPFFVLMASILERSGIAQDLFDAMSIFAGGLRGGVALQTTIVAVILAAMSGVMGGEIVMLGLVALPQMLRLGYDRKLTIGLICAAGALATLIPPSIVMIVYGLSANVGIGDLFSAGFVPGLMLAAFYVTYVLVRCNLNHDLAPTAAEIAAKTGEETKLGRHQIWAVVLCILLIFCVMGSIYGGITSVTEAAAVGVFGAIVVAAVRFQFSYSLIRDCLANTMSVVGTIIWLILGAVAFVGLYNLIGGADFMRDLIKGAGLGAFGTIFVMMAILVILGTFMEWIAIIFITVPVFAPVVRDLAPELGMEPEWAAVWFGILFVMNIQIYFLSPPFGPACFWLKSVAPRDVTLQEIFVSVIPFICLQIVGMLLVMFFPQIALWMPQLLN